Proteins encoded within one genomic window of Candidatus Binataceae bacterium:
- a CDS encoding pyridoxamine 5'-phosphate oxidase family protein, translated as MSIRLSEKEAWAELERAHTGIFTTLQRNGWPISLPMWFVALDRYIYLRTPAQSKKLARIRHDSRGNFLVERGERWKELCAVMLRVEVERLEAGEEYDRAVAALARKYGGFGESTGALTEATRKAYADMVLLRLKPVGPAVTWDNARISLRTDSVPKSAATQASEK; from the coding sequence ATGAGCATTCGTCTTTCGGAAAAAGAAGCATGGGCCGAACTCGAGCGGGCACATACGGGGATCTTCACGACCCTTCAGCGCAACGGTTGGCCGATTTCTCTCCCAATGTGGTTTGTGGCGCTCGACCGGTACATCTATTTGCGCACCCCGGCGCAGTCCAAGAAGCTCGCGCGCATCCGCCACGACTCGCGCGGAAATTTCTTGGTGGAAAGAGGAGAGCGCTGGAAGGAGCTGTGCGCGGTCATGCTGCGAGTGGAAGTGGAGCGGTTGGAGGCGGGCGAAGAATATGATCGTGCCGTCGCCGCGCTGGCGAGGAAATATGGCGGGTTCGGTGAGTCCACCGGAGCTCTGACCGAAGCTACCCGGAAAGCGTACGCGGACATGGTTCTCCTGCGGCTCAAGCCGGTCGGTCCCGCCGTAACCTGGGACAATGCCCGAATTAGCCTGCGCACCGACTCGGTTCCGAAATCAGCAGCGACTCAGGCTTCCGAGAAGTAA
- a CDS encoding alpha/beta hydrolase, with translation MPYAQSSGARLYFEESGDGHPIIFAHEFGSDYREWESQVRWFSRHYRCITYNARGYPPSDVPGDDSSYGQDRATDDIAAVLKHLAIDKAHVVGLSMGAFAALHFGLRYSERATSLVVAGCGSGAPKSERETFRKQCEATAERFLKEGSAPLARALGLGPTRIQLRNKDPRGWEEFVRHLSEHSPIGSALTLRNYQALRPSLYDFTSELAKMTVPVLLIVGDEDDPCLDASVMLKQTIPGAGLWMVPRTGHAVNLEEPAAFNHAVQEFFSAVERGKWRSRDPQSLAGSGLIGSRTRN, from the coding sequence ATGCCGTACGCACAATCATCGGGAGCAAGACTCTACTTCGAGGAGAGCGGAGACGGCCATCCGATCATTTTCGCCCACGAGTTCGGTTCCGACTACCGCGAGTGGGAAAGCCAGGTGCGCTGGTTTTCGCGACACTACCGATGCATCACGTACAACGCACGCGGCTATCCACCCTCCGACGTGCCCGGGGATGATTCGTCCTACGGACAGGATCGCGCGACCGACGACATCGCGGCGGTCCTAAAGCATCTCGCGATCGACAAGGCTCACGTGGTTGGACTCAGCATGGGAGCTTTTGCGGCGCTGCATTTCGGTCTGCGCTATTCGGAAAGGGCCACTTCGCTGGTCGTGGCCGGGTGTGGTTCGGGCGCGCCGAAGTCCGAGCGCGAGACTTTCCGCAAGCAATGCGAAGCGACGGCCGAGCGCTTTCTCAAGGAGGGTTCGGCGCCGCTCGCGCGGGCATTGGGTCTCGGGCCGACCCGCATTCAACTCCGCAACAAAGATCCGCGCGGCTGGGAGGAATTCGTGCGGCATCTGAGTGAGCATTCTCCCATCGGATCGGCATTGACGTTGCGCAACTACCAGGCGTTGCGTCCGTCGCTTTATGACTTCACCTCGGAACTCGCCAAAATGACGGTTCCAGTTCTGCTCATCGTCGGGGATGAGGACGATCCGTGTCTCGACGCCAGCGTTATGCTCAAGCAAACAATTCCAGGCGCCGGACTGTGGATGGTGCCGCGCACGGGGCACGCGGTAAACCTCGAGGAGCCGGCCGCGTTTAATCACGCGGTGCAGGAATTCTTCAGCGCCGTCGAGCGTGGCAAATGGAGGTCGCGCGACCCTCAAAGCCTCGCGGGCAGCGGACTAATCGGATCGCGCACGCGAAACTGA
- a CDS encoding acyl-CoA dehydrogenase family protein: protein MTGPSTLVPDADAGAFLGAAEIYANARELGGFLREKSPEIEAARKLPPEVAERIRSAGMFRLTMPKSWGGPELSTIEQVEVIEELSKANASVGWCVMIGCDSGLFSGYLDDAAARELYPSLDLATAGHALPVGRADRVEGGYRIKGQWPFGSGITHADVVSAGCIVYANGVPEMINERIPRWRLMLAPASSFEIADTWHTTGLRGTGSNDYRADDLFIPERHSLSFSEPAKRDAPLWRNSNTILPKMAGVPLGAARAAIDFFCDAMQGKVEFPSTKLYKNLARIQSTIADAEMMLGAARSYVFSSLDRQWERLEKAEKPTERERADVWLARVNVCHAARQVIRMLFDALGGAAIYTQKGPLDRALRDADTWCQHLVGQRRTLEWVGALLLNSDERPNPML, encoded by the coding sequence ATGACGGGACCATCGACACTTGTGCCCGATGCTGACGCGGGAGCCTTTCTTGGCGCGGCTGAGATTTATGCGAATGCGCGCGAGTTAGGCGGGTTCCTGCGCGAAAAATCACCTGAGATCGAAGCGGCCCGCAAGCTTCCGCCCGAGGTAGCGGAGCGCATTCGCAGCGCCGGCATGTTCCGGCTTACTATGCCCAAGAGCTGGGGCGGTCCCGAACTCAGCACCATCGAGCAAGTCGAGGTAATTGAAGAATTGTCGAAGGCCAACGCTTCGGTCGGATGGTGCGTGATGATCGGATGCGACTCGGGCCTTTTTTCCGGATATTTGGACGACGCTGCCGCGCGCGAACTCTATCCCAGTCTCGACCTGGCCACGGCGGGTCATGCTTTACCGGTCGGCCGAGCCGACCGCGTCGAGGGTGGTTACCGAATCAAGGGACAATGGCCCTTCGGCTCCGGAATTACCCATGCCGATGTGGTCTCGGCTGGCTGCATCGTCTACGCAAACGGCGTACCTGAAATGATCAACGAACGGATTCCCCGCTGGCGGTTGATGCTCGCGCCGGCATCATCTTTTGAGATCGCGGACACCTGGCACACGACCGGCCTGCGTGGCACGGGCAGCAACGACTACCGCGCCGACGACTTGTTCATTCCGGAGCGCCACAGTCTAAGCTTTTCCGAGCCTGCGAAGCGCGATGCTCCCTTATGGCGCAACAGCAACACGATTCTCCCTAAGATGGCTGGAGTTCCCCTGGGCGCCGCTCGTGCGGCGATCGATTTCTTCTGCGACGCGATGCAGGGCAAAGTGGAGTTTCCGAGCACGAAACTCTACAAGAACCTCGCACGTATTCAGAGCACCATTGCCGACGCCGAAATGATGTTGGGTGCGGCGCGCTCCTACGTCTTTTCATCACTTGATCGTCAATGGGAACGCCTGGAAAAAGCCGAGAAGCCAACCGAAAGGGAACGCGCCGATGTGTGGTTGGCGCGGGTGAATGTCTGCCATGCGGCGCGTCAGGTCATCAGGATGCTTTTCGATGCTCTCGGCGGCGCTGCTATCTACACGCAAAAAGGCCCGCTCGATCGTGCACTTCGCGATGCGGACACGTGGTGCCAGCACCTCGTCGGTCAGCGTCGCACGCTCGAATGGGTTGGCGCGCTGCTCCTCAACTCGGACGAGAGGCCCAACCCGATGTTGTGA
- a CDS encoding cupin domain-containing protein: protein MADTPSQIIRVNDLEWTSMASALKAKVLWSDPATKRRALLTRFEPGAILPTHRHVGDELLYVIEGSIADEHGTTTTGNVGYRPNGCIHSVTSKNGATVLAIVSGGIEPATDLTGAPRSQNFDLSEIAWTEAMPGVRQKPIWHDKETKRRAALVRFDPGAQLPRHKHVGDELIFVIEGSNADESGEVVAGNANYRPNGCTHTVSTRNGATIFALVTGGVEMMK, encoded by the coding sequence ATGGCTGACACACCATCGCAGATAATCCGCGTGAACGACCTTGAATGGACTTCCATGGCTTCGGCACTCAAGGCCAAGGTGCTCTGGTCCGACCCGGCGACCAAGCGCCGCGCCCTACTGACGCGTTTCGAGCCCGGAGCCATACTTCCAACCCATCGTCATGTGGGCGACGAATTGCTTTATGTCATCGAAGGTTCAATCGCCGACGAACACGGCACCACTACCACCGGCAACGTCGGCTATCGTCCCAACGGGTGCATTCACAGCGTCACCAGTAAGAACGGTGCGACCGTCCTCGCGATTGTCAGCGGTGGCATCGAACCTGCCACGGATCTAACGGGGGCTCCGCGCTCGCAGAACTTTGACCTGAGCGAGATTGCTTGGACCGAAGCGATGCCCGGGGTACGCCAGAAGCCGATCTGGCATGACAAAGAAACCAAACGGCGAGCCGCGTTGGTACGCTTTGACCCGGGCGCCCAACTGCCCCGTCATAAGCACGTCGGCGATGAATTGATCTTCGTGATCGAGGGTTCCAATGCGGATGAATCGGGCGAGGTTGTCGCGGGCAACGCGAACTACCGGCCCAATGGCTGCACGCACACGGTCTCGACCAGAAATGGGGCGACGATCTTTGCTCTGGTGACCGGCGGCGTTGAGATGATGAAGTAG
- a CDS encoding SDR family oxidoreductase, translated as MAGKIAIVTGAGTGIGKHAALALMREGYAVVFGGRRLELLEAAAVEGRATGSSAIAVQTDVSDPESVKNLFAKTREAYGRLDVLFNNAGIGAPAVPLEDLSLERWRAVVETNLTGAFLCTQEAFRIMKAQQPRGGRIINNGSISAHTPRPNSAPYTSTKHAMTGLTKSTSLDGRKYDIACSQIDIGNAATEMTARMARGVPQASGEIAAEPTFDVEHVARAVVYMANLPLEANVQFITIMATKMPFVGRG; from the coding sequence ATGGCGGGAAAAATAGCGATCGTAACCGGCGCAGGTACCGGTATCGGAAAGCACGCGGCCCTCGCCCTGATGCGCGAAGGATACGCGGTCGTGTTCGGCGGACGGCGGTTGGAATTGCTCGAGGCCGCCGCGGTCGAGGGGCGCGCGACTGGCTCGTCCGCCATCGCGGTGCAGACGGATGTGAGCGACCCGGAATCGGTCAAAAACCTTTTCGCGAAGACCCGCGAAGCGTACGGCCGTCTCGACGTGCTGTTCAATAACGCCGGAATTGGTGCTCCGGCCGTACCGCTTGAGGATCTTTCCTTGGAACGCTGGCGGGCAGTCGTCGAAACCAACCTGACCGGTGCATTCCTGTGCACGCAGGAGGCCTTTCGCATCATGAAGGCACAACAGCCGCGGGGCGGGCGCATCATCAACAACGGCTCCATCTCGGCCCACACGCCACGTCCCAACTCCGCCCCCTATACCTCGACCAAGCACGCGATGACCGGGCTGACCAAATCGACCTCGCTAGATGGCCGCAAGTACGATATTGCGTGCAGCCAAATCGACATCGGCAACGCCGCAACCGAGATGACCGCGCGTATGGCGCGCGGTGTGCCGCAGGCGTCGGGCGAGATTGCAGCTGAGCCCACTTTTGATGTCGAGCACGTCGCGCGAGCGGTGGTGTACATGGCCAATCTGCCGCTCGAAGCGAATGTTCAGTTCATTACCATCATGGCTACCAAAATGCCTTTCGTCGGGCGCGGCTAA
- a CDS encoding VOC family protein — protein sequence MAVKSIPEGYHSITPRLFVPDADALVEFLKRAFAAVERPRVGKGSPAEMVIGDSIVIVSASGVRPALPAFLYLYVPDTDAAYREALKAGAKSLEAPADMHYGDRRAMIEDPQGNAWQIATHVEDVSPEEIARRLKARP from the coding sequence ATGGCCGTCAAATCCATTCCCGAGGGTTATCACTCGATCACGCCGCGGTTGTTTGTGCCGGACGCAGACGCGCTGGTCGAATTTCTGAAGCGGGCTTTTGCGGCGGTTGAGCGGCCGCGGGTCGGCAAAGGATCGCCCGCAGAGATGGTGATCGGCGATTCGATCGTGATCGTCAGCGCGAGCGGGGTGCGCCCAGCTCTGCCCGCGTTTCTCTACCTGTATGTCCCCGATACCGATGCCGCCTACCGCGAGGCCCTCAAGGCCGGGGCGAAATCACTCGAGGCGCCCGCGGATATGCACTACGGCGATCGGCGCGCCATGATCGAAGACCCGCAAGGCAATGCCTGGCAAATCGCAACTCACGTCGAAGACGTATCGCCGGAAGAGATCGCCCGCCGCCTCAAAGCGCGGCCATGA
- a CDS encoding glucose 1-dehydrogenase → MDRLRGKVALISGGARGQGAAEARLFVNEGARVVVGDVIDDQATKLAAEINARAGERVAAVLHLDVTRAADWRAAVDVCESGFGGLDILVNNAGIFNMSGLEDTSEELWDSLVNINQKGVWLGMKTAVPAMRRRGGGAIVNISSVAGLTGSPGSTAYHGTKGAVRLLTKSAAVQYAGEKIRVNSVHPGVISTQMIDIIPKERREGISTIVPMKREGRPEEVAQVVLFLASDEASYVTGAEFVVDGGLTAT, encoded by the coding sequence ATGGATCGGCTTAGAGGCAAGGTTGCGCTGATTTCCGGTGGCGCGCGCGGACAGGGTGCCGCCGAGGCCCGGCTGTTCGTCAACGAGGGGGCAAGGGTTGTAGTCGGAGACGTGATTGACGATCAGGCCACCAAACTGGCCGCGGAAATTAACGCGCGGGCCGGAGAGCGAGTGGCCGCTGTACTTCATCTCGACGTCACGCGCGCCGCGGACTGGCGAGCTGCGGTTGACGTCTGCGAGAGTGGATTTGGTGGCCTCGACATCCTGGTCAACAACGCGGGCATTTTCAACATGTCCGGTCTTGAGGACACCAGCGAGGAACTCTGGGATTCGCTTGTCAACATCAACCAGAAGGGCGTGTGGCTCGGGATGAAGACGGCGGTACCCGCAATGCGTCGGCGGGGTGGCGGAGCGATCGTAAACATCTCGTCGGTTGCGGGGCTGACCGGATCGCCCGGTTCGACCGCGTATCACGGCACCAAGGGCGCGGTGCGGCTGTTGACCAAGTCCGCCGCCGTGCAATATGCGGGCGAGAAAATTCGGGTCAACTCGGTTCATCCGGGAGTCATCTCCACCCAGATGATCGACATAATCCCGAAGGAGCGACGCGAGGGCATCAGCACCATCGTGCCGATGAAGCGCGAGGGGCGACCCGAAGAGGTCGCCCAGGTGGTGCTGTTTCTGGCCAGCGACGAGGCATCCTACGTGACTGGTGCGGAGTTCGTGGTAGATGGCGGTCTGACCGCGACCTAA
- a CDS encoding alpha/beta hydrolase: MDRRSILKSAAVAAGVGFIGVGRAQVLAEGAKLAPVAAKAARARKSIETADGARLFHRDWGDGKPILFVAPWGLNTDWWEYQMTALAGHNLRCVGYDRRGHGRSDEPKDGYDFDTLAGDMAAVIDQLELRQVVLVGQSLGCGEVVRYLSRHGSSRIDRVVLVSTITPFIMKTPDNPDGVDEAILEKTPAALCMDRAHVIAAAAPTFFGAPGNTVSPEMAGWWTRMMVDGCSLKVMIDLQRMFTRTDFRAELRAMTLPTLLIHGDHDASTPIELTGRKTAQLIPRCQLKVYENAAHGLPITHKDQLTADLLAFVEG, translated from the coding sequence ATGGACAGACGCAGCATTTTGAAGTCGGCCGCAGTGGCAGCCGGAGTGGGATTCATTGGCGTCGGGCGGGCGCAAGTTCTGGCTGAAGGTGCGAAGCTCGCCCCGGTTGCAGCAAAGGCGGCGCGAGCCAGGAAGTCTATCGAGACTGCCGATGGTGCCAGACTGTTCCATCGCGATTGGGGCGACGGCAAGCCGATTCTGTTTGTAGCGCCCTGGGGCCTGAACACGGATTGGTGGGAGTACCAGATGACCGCTTTGGCGGGCCACAATTTGCGCTGTGTCGGCTATGACCGACGTGGGCATGGTCGTTCGGACGAGCCCAAGGACGGCTACGACTTCGATACGCTGGCAGGCGATATGGCGGCGGTAATCGATCAGCTCGAGCTGCGGCAGGTCGTGCTCGTGGGCCAGTCGCTGGGATGCGGCGAGGTGGTCCGTTACCTCTCACGTCACGGCAGCAGCCGCATCGATAGAGTCGTGCTGGTCTCAACGATCACGCCGTTCATCATGAAGACGCCCGACAACCCCGATGGTGTTGATGAGGCCATCCTCGAAAAAACGCCAGCGGCGTTGTGCATGGATCGCGCACACGTGATCGCAGCGGCAGCGCCCACGTTCTTCGGCGCGCCCGGCAACACGGTCTCGCCGGAAATGGCGGGATGGTGGACCCGGATGATGGTGGACGGATGCTCGCTCAAAGTCATGATCGACCTGCAGCGCATGTTCACGCGGACTGATTTTCGCGCAGAGCTGCGAGCGATGACGCTGCCGACCTTGCTGATCCACGGCGACCATGACGCCTCAACACCCATCGAATTGACTGGACGCAAAACCGCGCAGTTGATTCCGCGTTGCCAGTTAAAGGTTTACGAGAATGCCGCGCATGGCTTGCCGATCACGCACAAGGATCAACTGACTGCTGACCTGCTTGCTTTCGTAGAAGGCTGA
- a CDS encoding GFA family protein, protein MRVRAIRFVCSAEPLAIFNCHCRDCQKASGAPFISAIAVPSAAVTITGQPKYRSVPTDSGNTISRGFCAECGSRLFARISGRADAIGIHLTSLDDPNRYYPTIDIWTSSALKWDHMNPSLQKIAKGPPPH, encoded by the coding sequence ATGCGGGTGCGGGCGATTCGCTTCGTGTGTTCGGCCGAGCCGCTTGCAATTTTCAATTGTCATTGCCGGGATTGTCAGAAAGCCAGCGGTGCGCCCTTCATCAGCGCAATCGCAGTGCCTTCCGCTGCGGTCACAATAACCGGTCAGCCCAAGTACCGCTCAGTGCCTACTGACAGCGGCAACACGATTAGCCGGGGATTTTGCGCGGAGTGCGGATCGCGCCTGTTCGCAAGGATTTCCGGCCGCGCCGATGCGATTGGAATCCATCTAACGAGTCTCGACGATCCCAACCGCTATTACCCGACAATCGACATCTGGACTTCGAGTGCGCTCAAGTGGGACCACATGAACCCGTCGCTGCAGAAGATAGCCAAGGGGCCGCCGCCGCAT
- a CDS encoding glucose 1-dehydrogenase: MERLKGKVALISGGARGQGAAEARLFASEGAKVVLGDVLDDVCKQTADEINAKAATKAAVALHLDVTRANDWRAAVAAGEHDFGGLDILVNNAGIYRTGGIEDTNEEDWDAVVNINQKGVWLGMKAAVPAMRRRGGGSIINISSIYGLIGSAGSAAYHGTKGAVRLLTKAAAVQYAPDRIRVNSVHPGVILTPMVDIVPREQLQSLIELAPMKRGAQPEEVGWCVVFLASDEASFVTGAELVVDGGYTAV; this comes from the coding sequence ATGGAAAGACTCAAAGGCAAGGTCGCTCTTATCTCTGGCGGTGCGCGCGGACAGGGTGCCGCCGAGGCGCGTCTCTTCGCCAGTGAGGGCGCAAAGGTTGTGCTCGGCGATGTGCTCGACGATGTCTGCAAACAGACCGCGGATGAAATCAACGCCAAGGCCGCGACCAAAGCGGCGGTGGCGCTTCATCTCGATGTTACCCGCGCCAACGACTGGCGCGCCGCAGTCGCCGCCGGCGAACATGACTTTGGCGGCCTGGACATCCTCGTCAATAACGCCGGCATCTATCGTACCGGCGGCATCGAAGACACCAATGAAGAAGATTGGGACGCCGTGGTCAACATCAACCAGAAGGGGGTGTGGCTCGGTATGAAGGCGGCAGTACCGGCGATGCGCCGGCGCGGCGGAGGCTCGATTATCAATATCTCCTCGATCTACGGACTAATCGGCTCAGCCGGTTCCGCCGCCTATCACGGCACCAAAGGCGCGGTTCGGCTGCTGACCAAGGCTGCGGCGGTACAGTACGCGCCCGATAGGATTCGCGTGAACTCGGTTCACCCTGGTGTGATCCTGACGCCGATGGTCGACATTGTGCCCCGCGAACAATTGCAGTCTTTGATAGAGCTCGCCCCAATGAAGCGCGGAGCTCAGCCCGAAGAGGTCGGGTGGTGTGTAGTATTCCTCGCGAGCGACGAGGCATCGTTCGTCACAGGAGCGGAGCTGGTGGTGGATGGCGGTTACACGGCGGTCTAA
- a CDS encoding phytanoyl-CoA dioxygenase family protein has protein sequence MANLPLLKVPIVDYGAEQSAMERYRKEGEERAMRLGNRGALKFDRAGNLDPAIQDAYKRCGFYIFEGLLAEEELQDLERDVAEMLARAPVTKGAAIDSQGRPALSADCKAPNISWVKPLSDPLGGTTFARGRHPAKMIEPTPPKEAPEYVMQLVLGSLQFSDACLRLYGHPQLLTVAESINGEDFTPFNEAVWIKQPGLGGSVAWHQDGWTHWDSPTLDGGTHGFNFMAQLYGCNAINGLWVVPGSHRHGKADLKGMVEAAGSDRLPDAVPFICAPGDVAICNRQAIHGSFANTCQDVRVTINFGFHRRKSVLGVVSGGVHNPVAVYDDQRIRERSRLVMYAIDARQQRFPDEKPYRYKPLAGQQELYRWTPERRAELKDYNLQDLGI, from the coding sequence ATGGCAAACCTGCCACTCCTCAAGGTCCCGATCGTTGATTACGGAGCAGAGCAGTCTGCGATGGAACGTTATCGCAAGGAAGGCGAGGAACGTGCGATGCGCCTCGGCAACCGAGGTGCGCTTAAGTTCGATCGCGCCGGTAATCTCGATCCAGCGATTCAAGATGCGTACAAGCGCTGCGGATTTTACATCTTCGAAGGATTGCTGGCCGAGGAAGAGCTGCAGGACCTCGAACGGGATGTGGCCGAGATGCTTGCGCGCGCACCTGTAACAAAAGGTGCCGCTATCGACAGCCAAGGGCGTCCGGCGCTTTCGGCGGATTGCAAGGCGCCGAACATCTCATGGGTCAAACCTCTTTCCGACCCGCTCGGGGGCACTACTTTTGCGCGCGGCCGACACCCGGCGAAGATGATCGAGCCCACGCCGCCTAAAGAAGCGCCCGAATACGTGATGCAGCTCGTACTCGGCTCGCTGCAGTTTTCCGATGCGTGCCTGCGGCTCTACGGACATCCGCAACTGCTAACAGTTGCCGAGAGTATCAATGGCGAGGATTTCACGCCCTTCAACGAAGCGGTGTGGATCAAGCAGCCGGGCCTGGGTGGTTCAGTAGCATGGCATCAGGATGGCTGGACTCACTGGGACAGTCCGACCCTCGACGGGGGCACCCACGGCTTCAACTTCATGGCACAACTCTACGGTTGTAACGCGATCAACGGGCTGTGGGTGGTGCCAGGCTCACATAGACACGGCAAGGCGGACCTCAAAGGGATGGTCGAGGCGGCGGGGTCCGATCGTTTGCCCGATGCCGTCCCGTTTATCTGTGCGCCGGGCGACGTGGCGATCTGCAACCGCCAAGCAATTCACGGTTCATTTGCGAACACCTGCCAGGATGTCCGGGTCACAATCAACTTCGGCTTTCATCGTCGCAAGTCAGTTCTGGGAGTAGTCAGCGGAGGCGTTCACAACCCGGTCGCGGTTTACGACGATCAGCGCATTCGCGAGCGTTCCCGGCTAGTCATGTATGCCATCGATGCGCGCCAGCAGCGATTTCCGGATGAGAAGCCTTACCGCTATAAGCCGCTCGCCGGCCAGCAGGAGCTGTATCGTTGGACGCCGGAGCGGAGAGCCGAGCTGAAAGACTACAACCTGCAGGACCTTGGAATTTAG